A DNA window from Nocardioides palaemonis contains the following coding sequences:
- a CDS encoding ferritin, which translates to MPAPRFVDQLNVQIGNELAAHHQYLACAIHYDALTMPRMAAFFYAQALEERGHAMMMVQYLLDTDEPVTIPAVPAPTSVFPDVVAPVELALAQERTVTDQINGLLRIAREEHDFASEQFMQWFIKEQVEEVATMSDLLAVVGRNRDDVEDIEEYVAREHGAEGEDPTAPRQAGA; encoded by the coding sequence ATGCCCGCCCCCCGCTTCGTCGACCAGCTCAACGTCCAGATCGGCAACGAGCTCGCCGCGCACCACCAGTACCTCGCGTGCGCGATCCACTACGACGCGCTCACCATGCCGCGGATGGCGGCCTTCTTCTACGCCCAGGCGCTCGAGGAGCGGGGCCACGCGATGATGATGGTCCAGTACCTCCTCGACACCGACGAGCCGGTCACCATCCCGGCGGTGCCCGCGCCGACGTCGGTCTTCCCCGACGTGGTGGCGCCGGTCGAGCTCGCGCTCGCCCAGGAGCGCACCGTGACCGACCAGATCAACGGCCTGCTGCGGATCGCGCGCGAGGAGCACGACTTCGCCTCCGAGCAGTTCATGCAGTGGTTCATCAAGGAGCAGGTCGAGGAGGTCGCCACGATGAGCGACCTGCTCGCCGTGGTCGGCCGCAACCGCGACGACGTCGAGGACATCGAGGAGTACGTCGCCCGCGAGCACGGCGCGGAGGGCGAGGACCCGACCGCGCCGCGCCAGGCCGGCGCCTGA